Proteins encoded together in one Oenanthe melanoleuca isolate GR-GAL-2019-014 chromosome 7, OMel1.0, whole genome shotgun sequence window:
- the RND3 gene encoding rho-related GTP-binding protein RhoE has translation MKERRASQKLSSKAVMDPNQNVKCKIVVVGDSQCGKTALLHVFAKDCFPESYVPTVFENYTASFEIDTQRIELSLWDTSGSPYYDNVRPLSYPDSDAVLICFDISRPETLDSVLKKWKGEIQEFCPNTKMLLVGCKSDLRTDVSTLVELSNHRQTPVSYDQGANMAKQIGAATYIECSALQSENSVRDIFHVATLACVNKTNKNVKRNKSQRATKRISHMPGRPELSTVATDLRKDKAKSCTVM, from the exons atgaaggaaagaagagcGAGCCAGAAGTTATCGAGCAAGGCTGTGATGGATCCCAACCAGAACGTGAAGTGCAAGATCGTGGTGGTGGGGGACAGCCAGTGCGGGAAGACGGCGCTGCTCCACGTCTTTGCCAAGGATTGCTTCCCTGAG AGCTACGTCCCCACCGTGTTCGAGAACTACACGGCCAGCTTCGAGATCGACACGCAGCGCATCGAGCTCAGCCTCTGGGACACCTCGG GCTCTCCTTACTACGACAACGTCCGCCCGCTCTCCTACCCCGACTCGGATGCTGTCCTGATCTGCTTTGACATCAGTCGGCCAGAAACCCTGGACAGTGTCCTAAAAAAG TGGAAAGGGGAGATCCAGGAGTTCTGCCCCAACACCAAGATGCTGCTGGTGGGCTGCAAGTCGGACCTGCGCACCGACGTCAGCACGCTGGTGGAGCTCTCCAACCACAGGCAGACCCCTGTCTCCTATGACCAG ggtGCAAATATGGCCAAACAGATTGGAGCAGCCACATACATTGAATGCTCAGCCTTACAGTCAGAAAACAGTGTCAGAGACATTTTCCACGTTGCCACCCTGGCTTGTgtgaacaaaacaaacaaaaatgtgaaaagaaacaaatctcaGAGGGCCACAAAGAGAATTTCACACATGCCTGGCAGGCCAGAACTGTCCACAGTGGCCACAGACTTGAGAAAGGACAAAGCCAAGAGTTGCACAGTGATgtga